Proteins from a genomic interval of Youhaiella tibetensis:
- the rpoC gene encoding DNA-directed RNA polymerase subunit beta', whose product MNHHSHVMDPFNPQVPAQTFDQMKISIASPEKILSWSYGEIKKPETINYRTFKPERDGLFCARIFGPVKDYECLCGKYKRMKFKGVICEKCGVEVTLSRVRRERMGHIELAAPVAHIWFLKSLPSRIALLLDMTLKDIERILYFENYVVLEPGLTPFSLHELLTEEQYLDAQDQYGADSFTAKIGAEAIRDILLALDLEKIAADLRVEIAESTTELKPKKLAKRLKVVEQFIVSGNKPEWMIMTVIPVIPPELRPLVPLDGGRFATSDLNDLYRRVINRNNRLKRLIELRAPDIIIRNEKRMLQEAVDALFDNGRRGRTITGANKRPLKSLSDMLKGKQGRFRQNLLGKRVDYSGRSVITVGPELKLHQCGLPKKMALELFKPFIYSRLEAKGFSSTVKQAKKLVEKEKPEVWDILDEVIREHPVLLNRAPTLHRLGIQAFEPMLIEGKAIRLHPLVCSAFNADFDGDQMAVHVPLSLEAQLEARVLMMSTNNILHPANGQPIIVPSQDIVLGLYYLSLMNENEPGQGMMFSSVAELEHALDTGVVTLHSKIKGRVVAFDENGNQTTEIVETTPGRMLIGQILPKHPAVPFATANQLMTKKMISKMIDTVYRGCGQKETVIFCDRVMQLGFKNACDAGISFGKDDMVIPTSKYKIVEDTRKQVEEFEQQYNDGLITQGEKYNKVVDAWAKCGDKVAEEMMKGIAAVQIDQETGRQKPINSVYMMSHSGARGSPAQMKQLAGMRGLMARPDGSIIETPITANFKEGLTVLEYFNSTHGARKGLADTALKTANSGYLTRRLVDVAQDSIITELDCGTDRGLTMEPIVDAGQIVATLGQRILGRTAADDINHPVSGDLLVAKGTLLEEKHVDMIEDAKIQSVRIRSPLTCDMRQGCCAACYGRDLARGTPVNIGEAVGVIAAQSIGEPGTQLTMRTFHIGGTAQVVDSSFLEAGAEGKIEIRNANVAKISGGLLVAMGRNVTLAILDGDGKDRATHRVAYGAKIRVKDGDTVKRGQRLAEWDPYTRPVLADVDGEVGYEDLVDGASVAENTDETTGFTKRVVIDWRTSQRSDSLKPAITISRGGAVAKLERGGEARYLLSVDAVIAVEPGEKVSAGDVLARIPLESAKTKDITGGLPRVAELFEARRPKDHAIIAEIDGTIRFGRDYKNKRRVIIEPHEEGADPVEYLIPKGKPFHLQEGDTIEKGEYILDGNPAPHDILAIKGVEELARYLVNEIQEVYRLQGVLINDKHIEVIVRQMLQKVEITDPGDSGLLKDEQIDKLDFDELNDQLVADGRKPAQANPVLLGITKASLQTRSFVSAASFQETTRVLTEAAISGKADLLEGLKENVIVGRLIPAGTGAMTTSAKLVAAKRDDLILEERRRHAETAAIPAPTVPAE is encoded by the coding sequence ATGAATCATCATTCTCACGTCATGGACCCGTTCAATCCGCAGGTTCCGGCGCAGACCTTCGATCAGATGAAGATCTCGATCGCCAGCCCGGAAAAGATCCTTTCGTGGTCCTACGGCGAGATCAAGAAGCCCGAGACCATCAACTATCGTACGTTCAAGCCCGAGCGTGACGGCCTGTTCTGCGCGCGCATCTTTGGCCCCGTGAAGGACTACGAGTGCCTGTGCGGCAAGTACAAGCGCATGAAGTTCAAGGGCGTCATCTGCGAGAAGTGCGGTGTGGAAGTCACCCTGAGCCGCGTCCGCCGCGAGCGCATGGGCCACATCGAGCTCGCCGCGCCCGTCGCCCACATCTGGTTCCTCAAGTCCCTGCCGTCCCGTATCGCGCTGCTGCTCGATATGACGCTCAAGGACATCGAGCGCATCCTCTACTTCGAGAACTACGTCGTTCTCGAGCCCGGCCTGACCCCGTTCAGCCTGCATGAGCTGCTGACCGAGGAACAGTACCTGGACGCCCAGGACCAGTACGGTGCCGACAGCTTCACCGCCAAGATCGGCGCCGAGGCCATCCGCGACATCCTGCTCGCCCTCGATCTGGAAAAGATCGCGGCGGACCTGCGCGTGGAAATCGCCGAGTCGACCACGGAACTGAAGCCCAAGAAGCTCGCCAAGCGCCTCAAGGTCGTCGAGCAGTTCATCGTTTCGGGCAACAAGCCCGAATGGATGATCATGACCGTTATCCCGGTCATTCCGCCCGAACTGCGCCCGCTGGTTCCGCTGGATGGCGGCCGCTTTGCTACGTCCGATCTCAACGACCTCTACCGTCGCGTGATCAACCGTAACAACCGCCTCAAGCGCCTGATCGAGCTGCGTGCGCCGGATATCATCATCCGCAACGAAAAGCGCATGCTCCAGGAAGCCGTGGATGCGCTCTTCGACAACGGTCGCCGTGGCCGCACCATCACCGGTGCCAACAAGCGTCCGCTGAAGTCGCTCTCGGATATGCTCAAGGGCAAGCAGGGCCGGTTCCGTCAGAACCTGCTCGGCAAGCGCGTGGACTATTCGGGCCGTTCGGTGATCACCGTGGGTCCGGAGCTCAAGCTGCATCAGTGCGGTCTTCCCAAGAAGATGGCTCTGGAGCTCTTCAAGCCGTTCATCTACTCGCGTCTTGAAGCCAAGGGCTTCTCCTCTACCGTCAAGCAGGCCAAGAAGCTGGTCGAAAAGGAAAAGCCGGAAGTCTGGGATATCCTGGACGAGGTCATCCGCGAGCACCCGGTTCTGCTGAACCGCGCGCCGACCCTGCACCGCCTCGGCATCCAGGCTTTCGAGCCCATGCTGATCGAAGGCAAGGCCATCCGTCTGCACCCGCTCGTCTGCTCGGCCTTCAACGCCGACTTCGACGGCGACCAGATGGCCGTGCACGTGCCGCTGTCGCTCGAAGCTCAGCTCGAAGCCCGCGTGCTGATGATGTCGACCAACAACATCCTGCACCCGGCCAACGGCCAGCCGATCATCGTGCCGAGCCAGGACATCGTCCTGGGGCTCTACTATCTCTCGCTCATGAATGAGAACGAGCCCGGCCAGGGCATGATGTTCTCGTCCGTGGCCGAGCTCGAGCACGCCCTGGATACCGGCGTGGTGACGCTGCACTCCAAGATCAAGGGCCGTGTGGTGGCGTTCGACGAGAACGGCAACCAGACCACCGAGATCGTGGAAACGACCCCGGGCCGCATGCTGATCGGTCAGATCCTGCCCAAGCACCCGGCCGTGCCGTTCGCGACCGCGAACCAGCTCATGACCAAGAAGATGATCTCCAAGATGATCGACACCGTCTATCGCGGTTGCGGTCAGAAGGAGACGGTCATCTTCTGTGACCGCGTCATGCAGCTCGGCTTCAAGAACGCTTGTGACGCGGGCATTTCGTTCGGCAAGGACGACATGGTTATCCCGACGAGCAAGTATAAGATCGTCGAGGACACCCGTAAGCAGGTCGAGGAATTCGAGCAGCAGTACAACGACGGCCTGATCACTCAGGGCGAGAAGTACAACAAGGTGGTCGACGCCTGGGCCAAGTGCGGTGACAAGGTCGCCGAAGAGATGATGAAGGGCATTGCCGCCGTTCAGATCGACCAGGAGACGGGTCGTCAGAAGCCGATCAACTCGGTTTACATGATGAGCCACTCGGGTGCCCGTGGTTCGCCGGCCCAGATGAAGCAGCTCGCCGGTATGCGCGGCCTGATGGCTCGTCCGGACGGCTCGATCATCGAAACCCCGATCACGGCCAACTTCAAGGAAGGCCTCACCGTTCTCGAGTACTTCAACTCGACCCACGGTGCCCGTAAGGGTCTCGCCGACACCGCGCTCAAGACCGCGAACTCGGGTTACCTGACCCGTCGTCTCGTGGACGTGGCGCAGGACTCGATCATTACCGAACTCGATTGCGGTACCGATCGTGGCCTGACCATGGAGCCGATCGTGGATGCCGGCCAGATCGTGGCCACTCTCGGCCAGCGTATCCTGGGCCGTACGGCTGCCGACGACATCAATCATCCGGTCTCGGGTGATCTGCTGGTCGCCAAGGGCACGCTGCTCGAAGAGAAGCATGTCGATATGATCGAGGATGCCAAGATCCAGTCGGTCCGCATCCGCTCGCCGCTGACCTGTGACATGCGTCAGGGTTGCTGCGCCGCCTGCTACGGCCGTGACCTGGCTCGCGGTACGCCGGTCAACATCGGTGAAGCTGTCGGCGTCATCGCCGCGCAGTCGATCGGTGAGCCGGGTACGCAGCTCACCATGCGCACGTTCCACATCGGTGGTACGGCACAGGTGGTCGACAGCTCGTTCCTCGAGGCTGGTGCCGAAGGCAAGATCGAGATCCGCAACGCCAACGTTGCCAAGATCTCGGGTGGCCTGCTCGTTGCCATGGGCCGTAACGTCACCCTCGCCATCCTCGATGGCGACGGGAAGGACCGTGCGACCCACCGCGTGGCTTATGGTGCCAAGATCCGTGTCAAGGATGGCGACACCGTCAAGCGCGGCCAGCGTCTGGCCGAATGGGACCCCTACACCCGTCCCGTGCTGGCCGACGTCGACGGCGAGGTGGGCTACGAGGATCTGGTGGACGGTGCTTCCGTTGCGGAAAACACCGACGAGACCACCGGCTTCACCAAGCGCGTTGTCATCGACTGGCGCACCAGCCAGCGTTCGGACAGCCTCAAGCCGGCTATCACGATCTCCCGCGGCGGCGCTGTCGCCAAGCTGGAGCGTGGTGGCGAAGCCCGGTACCTGCTCTCGGTCGACGCGGTTATCGCGGTCGAGCCGGGCGAGAAGGTCTCGGCTGGTGACGTGCTGGCCCGTATCCCGCTGGAAAGCGCCAAGACCAAAGACATCACCGGCGGTCTGCCGCGCGTGGCCGAACTGTTCGAGGCTCGCCGTCCGAAGGATCACGCCATCATCGCCGAGATCGATGGCACCATCCGCTTCGGCCGCGACTACAAGAACAAGCGTCGCGTCATCATCGAGCCGCATGAAGAGGGTGCCGATCCGGTCGAGTACCTGATCCCGAAGGGCAAGCCGTTCCACCTGCAGGAAGGCGACACCATCGAGAAGGGTGAATACATCCTCGACGGCAACCCGGCACCGCACGACATCCTGGCCATCAAGGGCGTGGAGGAGCTTGCTCGCTACCTCGTCAACGAGATCCAGGAAGTCTACCGCCTCCAGGGCGTGTTGATTAACGACAAGCACATCGAGGTGATCGTTCGCCAGATGCTGCAGAAGGTCGAGATCACCGATCCGGGCGACAGCGGCCTGCTCAAGGACGAACAGATCGACAAGCTCGACTTCGACGAGCTCAACGATCAGCTGGTGGCCGATGGCCGCAAGCCCGCCCAGGCGAACCCGGTGCTGCTGGGTATCACCAAGGCGTCGCTGCAGACCCGCTCGTTCGTGTCGGCCGCATCGTTCCAGGAAACGACGCGCGTGCTCACCGAGGCTGCCATCTCCGGCAAGGCCGACCTTCTGGAAGGCCTCAAGGAAAACGTCATCGTCGGCCGCCTCATCCCGGCTGGTACCGGCGCCATGACGACCTCGGCCAAGCTGGTTGCGGCCAAGCGCGATGACCTCATCCTCGAGGAACGCCGTCGCCACGCCGAGACTGCCGCCATCCCGGCGCCGACAGTTCCGGCCGAGTAA
- the rpoB gene encoding DNA-directed RNA polymerase subunit beta, with amino-acid sequence MATTFNGRRKVRKTFGRIREVTEMPNLIEVQKASYDQFLLVDEPKGGRPEEGLQAVFKSVFPITDFSNTASLEFVKYEFEQPKYDVDECRQRDMTFAAPLKVTLRLIVFEVDEETGARSVKDIKEQDVYMGDMPFMTSNGTFIVNGTERVIVSQMHRSPGVFFDHDKGKTHSSGKLLFAGRIIPYRGSWLDIEFDAKDIVYARIDRRRKIPVTSLLKALGMDAEEILSTYYNTLNYEKTKTGWQVPYNWEKMKNAKPTHDLIDAKTGDVVHEGGKKLSARQAKKLAENGLTHLLAVDEDLYGTYVAEDLINFQTGEVYVEAGDEIDEKTLNKLKELGFDELPILDIDHVNVGAYIRNTLAVDKNESREDALFDIYRVMRPGEPPTVETAEAMFNSLFFDSERYDLSAVGRVKMNMRLDLDVDDTVRILRKEDIVEVVRTLVNLRDGRGEIDDIDNLGNRRVRSVGELMENHYRLGLLRMERAIKERMSSVEIDTVMPQDLINAKPAAAAVREFFGSSQLSQFMDQTNPLSEITHKRRLSALGPGGLTRERAGFEVRDVHPTHYGRICPIETPEGPNIGLINSLATFARVNKYGFIETPYRKIVEGHVTDEVVYLSAMEEAKHYVGQANAKLNEKGEFVDDLVLARHAGDNGLTPKELVDLMDVSPKQIVSVAAALIPFLENDDANRALMGSNMQRQAVPLLRAEAPFVGTGMEPVVARDSGAAIVAKRKGIVDQVDATRIVIRATEETDASKSGVDIYNLMKFQRSNQSTCINQRPLVVVGDHVEAGDIVADGPSTELGDLALGRNVLVAFMPWNGYNFEDSILLSEKIAMQDVFTSIHIEEYEVMARDTKLGPEEITRDIPNVSEEALKNLDEAGIVHIGAEVGPGDILVGKITPKGESPMTPEEKLLRAIFGEKASDVRDTSLRVPPGDAGTVVEVRVFNRHGIDKDERAMAIEREEIERLAKDRDDEQSILDRNVYARLKEMLFGKAATAGPKGYVVGTKLNDQMFEAQPRSKWWQFAVEDDKVMTEMEALHAQYEESRRLLEQRFIDKVDKLQRGDELPPGVMKMVKVFVATKRKIQPGDKMAGRHGNKGVVSKITPLEDMPYLEDGTPVDIVLNPLGVPSRMNVGQILETHLGWACAGMGKKIDEMVRIYQQNGDLKPLKREIGDLFSDDDYVSNLDDDSVVRLGEHLSKGVSIATPVFDGAKEANIVEMLERAGLKSSGQSTVFDGRTGEQFDRQVTVGYIYMLKLHHLVDDKIHARSIGPYSLVTQQPLGGKAQFGGQRFGEMEVWALEAYGAAYTLQEMLTIKSDDVAGRTKVYEAIVRGDDTFEAGIPESFNVLVKEIRSLGLNVELDTAEATGTEQAEAELEPPQAAAE; translated from the coding sequence ATGGCTACCACGTTCAACGGCCGCCGCAAGGTACGCAAGACTTTCGGCCGCATTCGCGAAGTCACGGAGATGCCGAACCTGATCGAGGTCCAGAAGGCCTCCTATGATCAGTTTCTTCTGGTCGACGAGCCCAAGGGCGGCCGTCCGGAAGAAGGACTTCAGGCTGTCTTCAAATCGGTCTTTCCGATCACCGACTTTTCCAACACCGCTTCCCTCGAGTTCGTGAAGTACGAGTTCGAGCAGCCCAAGTATGACGTCGACGAGTGCCGGCAGCGCGATATGACCTTCGCCGCGCCGCTCAAGGTGACGCTGCGGCTGATCGTGTTCGAAGTGGACGAGGAAACCGGTGCCCGCTCCGTCAAGGACATCAAGGAGCAGGACGTCTACATGGGCGACATGCCCTTCATGACCTCGAACGGCACGTTCATCGTGAACGGCACCGAGCGCGTGATCGTCTCCCAGATGCACCGTTCGCCGGGCGTGTTCTTCGACCACGATAAGGGCAAGACCCACTCGTCGGGCAAGCTGCTCTTCGCCGGCCGTATCATTCCCTACCGCGGTTCGTGGCTGGATATCGAGTTCGACGCCAAGGACATCGTCTATGCGCGCATCGATCGTCGCCGCAAGATTCCGGTGACCTCGCTGCTCAAGGCGCTTGGCATGGATGCCGAGGAAATCCTCAGCACCTATTACAACACGCTCAACTACGAGAAGACCAAGACCGGCTGGCAGGTTCCCTACAACTGGGAAAAGATGAAGAATGCCAAGCCGACCCATGACCTGATCGACGCCAAGACCGGCGACGTGGTTCATGAGGGCGGCAAGAAGCTCTCGGCCCGCCAGGCCAAGAAGCTCGCCGAGAATGGCCTGACCCACCTGCTCGCGGTCGATGAAGACCTCTACGGCACCTATGTCGCCGAGGACCTCATCAACTTCCAGACCGGTGAAGTCTACGTCGAAGCCGGTGACGAGATCGACGAGAAGACGCTCAACAAGCTCAAGGAACTGGGCTTCGACGAACTGCCGATCCTCGACATCGACCACGTCAATGTGGGCGCCTACATCCGCAACACGCTGGCCGTGGACAAGAACGAGAGCCGCGAAGACGCTCTGTTCGACATCTACCGCGTGATGCGTCCGGGCGAGCCGCCGACCGTCGAGACCGCCGAAGCCATGTTCAACTCGCTGTTCTTCGACAGCGAGCGCTATGACCTGTCGGCCGTCGGCCGCGTCAAGATGAACATGCGTCTGGACCTCGACGTCGATGACACCGTGCGCATCCTGCGTAAGGAAGACATCGTGGAAGTCGTCCGCACGCTGGTGAACCTGCGTGACGGCCGGGGCGAGATCGACGACATCGACAACCTCGGCAACCGTCGCGTGCGTTCGGTCGGCGAGCTGATGGAGAACCACTACCGTCTTGGCCTGCTCCGCATGGAGCGCGCGATCAAGGAACGCATGTCGTCGGTCGAAATCGACACCGTCATGCCGCAGGACCTGATCAACGCCAAGCCGGCAGCGGCCGCAGTCCGGGAGTTCTTCGGTTCGTCCCAGCTGTCGCAGTTCATGGACCAGACCAACCCGCTCTCGGAAATCACCCACAAGCGCCGCCTGTCGGCTCTTGGGCCTGGTGGTCTCACCCGCGAGCGCGCCGGCTTCGAAGTCCGTGACGTGCACCCGACGCACTATGGTCGTATCTGCCCGATCGAGACGCCGGAAGGCCCGAATATCGGTCTGATCAACTCCCTGGCGACCTTTGCCCGCGTCAACAAGTACGGCTTCATCGAGACCCCGTACCGCAAGATCGTGGAAGGCCACGTGACCGACGAGGTCGTGTACCTGTCGGCCATGGAAGAGGCCAAGCACTATGTCGGCCAGGCGAACGCCAAGCTCAACGAGAAGGGCGAGTTCGTGGACGACCTGGTCCTGGCCCGTCACGCCGGCGACAACGGTCTGACGCCCAAGGAACTCGTCGACCTGATGGACGTGAGCCCCAAGCAGATCGTGTCTGTGGCTGCCGCGCTCATCCCGTTCCTCGAGAACGACGACGCCAACCGCGCCCTGATGGGCTCGAACATGCAGCGTCAGGCTGTGCCGCTGCTGCGTGCCGAGGCCCCGTTCGTGGGCACGGGCATGGAGCCGGTCGTGGCCCGTGACTCGGGCGCCGCGATCGTCGCCAAGCGCAAGGGCATCGTCGACCAGGTGGATGCGACCCGTATCGTTATCCGCGCCACCGAGGAGACGGATGCCTCCAAGTCGGGCGTGGACATCTACAACCTGATGAAGTTCCAGCGTTCGAACCAGTCGACCTGCATCAACCAGCGTCCGCTGGTGGTTGTGGGCGACCATGTCGAAGCCGGCGACATCGTGGCTGACGGTCCCTCCACCGAACTGGGTGATCTGGCCCTGGGCCGGAACGTGCTCGTCGCGTTCATGCCCTGGAACGGCTACAACTTCGAAGACTCGATCCTGCTGAGCGAAAAGATCGCCATGCAGGACGTCTTCACCTCGATCCACATCGAGGAATACGAAGTGATGGCCCGCGATACCAAGCTCGGCCCCGAGGAAATCACGCGCGACATTCCGAACGTGTCGGAAGAAGCGCTCAAGAACCTCGACGAAGCCGGTATCGTCCACATCGGTGCCGAAGTCGGTCCTGGCGACATCCTGGTCGGCAAGATCACGCCGAAGGGCGAAAGCCCGATGACGCCGGAAGAAAAGCTCCTGCGCGCCATCTTCGGCGAGAAGGCTTCTGACGTTCGCGATACCTCGCTCCGCGTTCCGCCGGGCGATGCTGGTACTGTCGTTGAAGTGCGCGTGTTCAACCGCCACGGCATCGACAAGGACGAGCGCGCCATGGCCATCGAGCGCGAGGAAATCGAGCGCCTGGCCAAGGACCGCGACGACGAACAGTCGATCCTGGACCGCAACGTCTATGCGCGTCTGAAGGAAATGCTGTTCGGCAAGGCGGCGACGGCTGGCCCGAAGGGCTATGTCGTGGGCACCAAGCTCAACGACCAGATGTTCGAGGCTCAGCCCCGTTCGAAGTGGTGGCAGTTCGCGGTCGAAGACGACAAGGTCATGACCGAGATGGAAGCTCTTCATGCCCAGTATGAAGAGAGCCGTCGTCTGCTCGAGCAGCGTTTCATCGACAAGGTCGACAAGCTCCAGCGCGGTGACGAACTTCCGCCGGGCGTGATGAAGATGGTCAAGGTCTTCGTTGCGACCAAGCGCAAGATCCAGCCGGGCGACAAGATGGCCGGCCGTCACGGCAACAAGGGCGTGGTGTCCAAGATCACCCCGCTCGAGGATATGCCGTACCTGGAAGACGGTACTCCCGTCGACATCGTGCTCAATCCGCTGGGCGTGCCGTCCCGCATGAACGTGGGCCAGATTCTGGAAACCCACCTCGGCTGGGCCTGCGCCGGCATGGGCAAGAAGATCGACGAGATGGTCCGCATCTACCAGCAGAACGGGGACCTCAAGCCCTTGAAGCGGGAGATCGGCGACCTATTTTCGGATGACGACTACGTCTCGAACCTCGACGACGACAGTGTCGTCCGTCTGGGCGAGCACCTTTCGAAGGGTGTCTCGATCGCGACGCCGGTGTTCGATGGCGCCAAGGAAGCCAACATCGTCGAAATGCTTGAAAGGGCAGGGCTCAAGTCCTCCGGCCAGTCGACCGTCTTTGACGGCCGTACCGGCGAGCAGTTCGACCGTCAGGTGACCGTGGGCTACATCTACATGCTCAAGCTGCACCATCTGGTGGACGACAAGATCCACGCCCGCTCGATCGGCCCGTACTCGCTGGTTACCCAGCAGCCGCTCGGTGGTAAGGCGCAGTTCGGCGGTCAGCGCTTCGGCGAAATGGAGGTGTGGGCACTCGAGGCATACGGTGCCGCGTACACCCTCCAGGAAATGCTGACGATCAAGTCGGACGACGTGGCCGGCCGCACCAAGGTCTACGAGGCCATCGTGCGCGGCGACGACACCTTCGAAGCGGGCATTCCGGAAAGCTTCAACGTGCTGGTCAAGGAAATCCGGTCGCTCGGGCTCAATGTCGAGCTCGATACGGCCGAGGCTACCGGGACCGAGCAGGCCGAAGCGGAGCTGGAGCCTCCTCAGGCCGCGGCGGAATAA
- the rplL gene encoding 50S ribosomal protein L7/L12, whose translation MADLAKLVDELSALTVLEASELSKLLEEKWGVSAAAPVAVAAAAGGAAPAAAAEEKTEFDVILASFGDNKINVIKEVRAITGLGLGEAKALVEGAPKAIKEGASKAEAEDIKKKLEDAGAKVELK comes from the coding sequence ATGGCCGATCTCGCCAAACTCGTTGATGAACTGTCCGCCCTGACCGTCCTGGAAGCTTCCGAGCTCTCCAAGCTTCTCGAAGAGAAGTGGGGCGTTTCCGCTGCCGCTCCGGTCGCCGTTGCCGCCGCTGCCGGTGGTGCTGCTCCGGCCGCCGCTGCCGAAGAAAAGACCGAATTTGATGTGATCCTCGCCTCCTTCGGCGACAACAAGATCAACGTCATCAAGGAAGTCCGCGCCATCACCGGCCTGGGCCTGGGCGAAGCCAAGGCTCTCGTCGAAGGCGCTCCGAAGGCCATCAAGGAAGGCGCTTCGAAGGCTGAAGCCGAAGACATCAAGAAGAAGCTGGAAGACGCCGGCGCCAAGGTCGAACTCAAGTAA
- the rplJ gene encoding 50S ribosomal protein L10, whose translation MERAEKRVVVESLQAAFAGAGSIVVAQNSGLTVADLEGLRKQVRDVGGKVKVAKNRLAKLALKETDTADISGLFTGPTLIAYAEDPVAAPKIAAKFAEKNQKFVILGGAMGSTALDADGVKALATLPSLDQLRATLAGMLKQPATRIASVVQAPGGQIARVLAAYADKSAA comes from the coding sequence ATGGAAAGAGCGGAAAAGCGCGTTGTCGTCGAATCGCTCCAGGCAGCTTTTGCTGGCGCTGGGTCGATCGTCGTTGCGCAGAATTCCGGCCTGACCGTTGCTGACCTCGAAGGCCTGCGCAAGCAGGTCCGCGACGTCGGTGGCAAGGTCAAGGTCGCAAAGAACCGTCTTGCCAAGCTCGCTCTGAAGGAAACCGATACTGCGGACATCTCGGGCCTGTTCACCGGCCCGACGCTGATCGCCTATGCGGAAGATCCCGTGGCAGCGCCCAAGATCGCTGCCAAGTTCGCCGAGAAGAACCAGAAGTTCGTCATTCTCGGTGGCGCTATGGGCTCGACCGCCCTTGATGCCGATGGCGTCAAGGCCCTGGCGACTCTGCCTTCGCTGGATCAACTGCGCGCTACTCTCGCCGGCATGCTCAAGCAGCCCGCGACCCGTATCGCGTCGGTCGTCCAGGCGCCTGGCGGACAGATTGCCCGCGTGTTGGCCGCTTATGCGGACAAGAGCGCAGCCTAA
- the rplA gene encoding 50S ribosomal protein L1 — MAHVGKRIEKAREGIDRKKLYGIEEAVKMVKARATAKFDESIEVAFNLGVDPRHADQMVRGVVNLPNGTGKTVRVAVFARDAKAEEARKAGAEVVGAEDLVDQIQGGTINFDRVIATPDMMPLVGRLGKILGPRNLMPNPKVGTVTPDVAGAVKAAKGGAVEFRVEKAGILHAGVGKASFSEDALLQNIKAFADAVTKAKPAGAKGTYVKRVAVSSSQGPGVHVEPSSVL; from the coding sequence ATGGCACACGTTGGTAAGCGTATCGAGAAGGCCCGCGAGGGCATTGATCGCAAGAAGCTCTACGGCATCGAAGAAGCCGTGAAGATGGTGAAGGCCCGTGCCACCGCCAAGTTCGACGAGTCGATCGAAGTCGCCTTCAACCTGGGCGTCGATCCGCGTCACGCCGACCAGATGGTCCGCGGCGTTGTGAACCTGCCCAATGGCACCGGCAAGACCGTTCGCGTTGCGGTTTTCGCTCGCGACGCCAAGGCCGAAGAGGCCCGCAAGGCCGGTGCTGAAGTCGTCGGCGCCGAGGACCTGGTCGACCAGATCCAGGGCGGCACGATCAACTTCGACCGCGTGATCGCGACCCCGGACATGATGCCGCTCGTCGGCCGCCTGGGTAAGATCCTGGGCCCGCGCAACCTGATGCCGAACCCCAAGGTCGGCACGGTCACCCCCGATGTCGCCGGCGCCGTGAAGGCTGCCAAGGGCGGCGCCGTGGAATTCCGCGTCGAGAAGGCCGGTATCCTGCATGCTGGTGTCGGCAAGGCTTCGTTCAGCGAAGACGCGCTGCTCCAGAACATCAAGGCTTTCGCCGATGCCGTGACCAAGGCCAAGCCGGCCGGTGCCAAGGGCACCTACGTCAAGCGCGTTGCGGTGTCCTCGAGCCAGGGTCCTGGCGTGCACGTGGAGCCGTCGTCGGTCCTCTAA
- the rplK gene encoding 50S ribosomal protein L11 has product MAKKITGYLKLQVPAGSATPSPPIGPALGQRGLNIMEFCKAFNAATQEQEKGAPTPVVITIYADKSFTFETKLPPVTYFLKKAVNLKSGSKLPGKESAGTITQAQIREIAEKKLKDLNAYDVDTAASMIAGSARSMGLQIEG; this is encoded by the coding sequence ATGGCAAAGAAAATCACCGGCTATCTGAAGCTTCAGGTGCCTGCCGGCTCGGCGACCCCGTCGCCCCCGATCGGTCCCGCTCTCGGTCAGCGCGGCCTCAACATCATGGAATTCTGCAAGGCCTTCAATGCGGCCACGCAGGAGCAGGAAAAGGGTGCCCCGACCCCGGTCGTGATCACCATCTATGCGGACAAGAGCTTCACGTTCGAGACCAAGCTCCCGCCCGTGACCTACTTCCTCAAGAAGGCCGTGAACCTCAAGTCGGGTTCCAAGCTTCCGGGCAAGGAATCGGCTGGCACGATCACGCAGGCCCAGATCCGCGAGATCGCCGAGAAGAAGCTCAAGGACCTCAACGCCTACGACGTTGATACCGCTGCATCCATGATCGCGGGCTCCGCCCGTTCCATGGGCCTCCAGATCGAGGGTTAA
- the nusG gene encoding transcription termination/antitermination protein NusG, with the protein MAKRWYIVQAYSNFERKVAESIREKVAQNKLEHLFEDVIVPTEKVVEIRRGRKVDTERKFFPGYVLVKMDMTDQAFHLIKNTPKVTGFLGSGDKPMPISEKEAMAILQQVQEGVEHPKPSVSFEVGEQVRVADGPFASFNGVVEEVDEERSRLKVEVSIFGRPTPVELEYGQVEKV; encoded by the coding sequence ATGGCCAAGCGCTGGTACATTGTTCAGGCGTACAGCAACTTCGAACGCAAGGTCGCCGAGTCGATCCGCGAGAAGGTTGCGCAGAACAAGCTCGAGCACCTGTTCGAGGACGTGATCGTTCCGACCGAGAAGGTCGTCGAGATCCGTCGCGGCCGCAAGGTCGACACCGAACGCAAGTTCTTCCCGGGCTACGTGCTGGTGAAGATGGATATGACCGACCAGGCATTCCACCTCATCAAGAACACGCCCAAGGTTACCGGCTTCCTCGGTTCGGGCGACAAGCCCATGCCGATCTCTGAAAAGGAAGCCATGGCCATCCTGCAGCAGGTGCAGGAAGGCGTTGAGCATCCCAAGCCCTCCGTTTCGTTCGAGGTGGGCGAGCAGGTGCGCGTGGCCGACGGCCCGTTCGCCAGCTTCAACGGCGTCGTCGAGGAAGTCGACGAGGAGCGCTCGCGCCTCAAGGTGGAAGTTTCGATCTTCGGGCGTCCGACGCCCGTGGAACTGGAATACGGTCAGGTCGAGAAGGTTTGA